A genomic stretch from Leptospira bourretii includes:
- a CDS encoding KTSC domain-containing protein, whose translation MSLPEMFPVSSSNVESIGYVEQNEQVYVRFLDGSLYVYKGVPLHEFENLRNASSVGSYLHRNYKNVYPYERIG comes from the coding sequence ATGAGTTTACCTGAAATGTTTCCAGTTAGTTCAAGCAATGTAGAAAGTATTGGTTATGTTGAGCAAAATGAACAAGTGTATGTAAGGTTTCTTGATGGAAGTCTTTATGTTTACAAAGGTGTTCCCTTACATGAATTTGAGAATTTACGAAATGCTTCTTCTGTAGGTTCATATCTTCATAGAAATTACAAAAATGTTTATCCTTATGAAAGAATCGGCTAA
- a CDS encoding ATP-binding protein, translating into MKSKKLEQMSKSKITEIGEIDSISGNTISVKLFDNIKSNMPIIDGVVYRVGQIGSFVRIPLGYANLYGLVTQIGSSAIPDSLKENYYKDYDTFKNTIWITIVLAGEQVGKRFERGVTQYPSTGDIVHLVTINDLEIIYGGYEDSNSISVGNISVSESLDAKIDLDKLISRHCAIVGSTGSGKSNSVSVLLESIAKRNFPSARILVIDPHGEYNDALLKYSRVIESNPKEAKNKLYIPYWALPFNELIKIFSGNLTDANREYIREKVVEAKIDSAKENNIDVAKESITADSPLPFSIKKLWFELDDFERKTFQSDRITVSTRLKDGDIESLKSNEYPSAGLGSSPPFLNQKAKGILGFLDSMRNKLNDSSYSFLFTPGEFTPDANAKILKDIDSLFYDWIGNSKPITILDLSGIPSEIMASISGTLLKIIYDGLFWGVNTKVGGKNQPLLIVLEEAHSYLKAGEQSISSRTVQMIAKEGRKYGVGLLLVTQRPSELDETVLSQCGTMIALRMNNSKDRGHIRSAVQDELQSMIDLLPSLRTGEALISGEAVKIPSRVKFYKISNAPKSSDPKASEKWLQSLKNSENEYKSLLKSWRNKNFKL; encoded by the coding sequence ATGAAATCAAAAAAATTGGAACAAATGTCAAAAAGTAAAATTACAGAAATTGGTGAAATCGATAGTATAAGCGGAAATACTATTTCGGTCAAGCTATTTGATAACATTAAATCTAATATGCCTATTATTGATGGTGTGGTATATAGAGTTGGTCAGATTGGGTCATTCGTAAGGATTCCTTTAGGTTATGCAAATCTTTACGGATTAGTTACACAAATTGGTTCAAGTGCAATACCCGATAGCCTAAAAGAAAATTATTATAAAGATTACGATACATTTAAAAACACTATTTGGATAACCATTGTTTTAGCTGGCGAACAAGTTGGGAAAAGATTTGAAAGAGGTGTAACTCAATATCCTTCAACAGGTGATATTGTGCACTTAGTTACAATTAATGATTTAGAGATTATTTATGGTGGATATGAAGATTCTAATTCAATATCCGTTGGAAACATTAGTGTTTCTGAAAGTCTTGATGCCAAAATTGATTTGGATAAACTTATTTCAAGACATTGTGCGATAGTAGGCTCAACAGGAAGTGGGAAGTCAAATTCAGTTTCCGTATTATTGGAATCCATTGCCAAAAGAAATTTTCCAAGTGCAAGAATATTAGTTATTGACCCGCATGGTGAATACAATGATGCTCTTTTAAAATATTCCCGTGTTATTGAATCAAATCCCAAAGAAGCGAAAAATAAACTTTATATTCCTTATTGGGCTTTACCATTTAATGAATTAATAAAAATATTTTCAGGAAATTTAACGGACGCTAATCGAGAGTATATAAGAGAAAAAGTTGTTGAAGCAAAAATTGATAGTGCCAAAGAAAACAATATTGATGTAGCAAAAGAATCTATCACCGCAGATTCACCATTACCATTTAGTATTAAAAAACTTTGGTTTGAGTTAGATGATTTCGAAAGAAAAACGTTTCAAAGTGATAGGATAACAGTTTCGACAAGACTGAAAGATGGTGATATTGAATCACTAAAATCGAATGAGTATCCCTCCGCTGGCTTAGGTAGTAGCCCTCCTTTTTTAAACCAAAAAGCAAAGGGAATACTAGGGTTTCTTGATAGCATGAGAAACAAGTTGAATGATAGTAGTTACAGTTTTTTATTTACACCTGGTGAATTCACTCCTGATGCAAATGCAAAAATTTTAAAAGATATTGATAGTTTATTTTATGACTGGATAGGGAATTCAAAACCGATAACGATTTTAGATTTATCTGGTATTCCAAGTGAAATAATGGCATCAATTTCAGGAACACTTTTAAAGATTATTTATGATGGTCTATTTTGGGGCGTGAACACTAAAGTTGGTGGAAAAAACCAGCCACTGCTAATTGTCCTCGAAGAAGCTCATAGTTATTTGAAAGCAGGAGAACAATCTATATCTTCGAGAACTGTTCAAATGATTGCAAAAGAGGGAAGAAAATACGGTGTCGGATTATTGCTAGTTACCCAAAGACCTTCAGAATTGGATGAAACCGTTCTAAGTCAATGCGGGACTATGATAGCTTTAAGAATGAATAATTCAAAAGATAGAGGGCATATCAGGTCTGCTGTTCAAGACGAATTACAGAGTATGATTGATTTACTTCCAAGTTTAAGAACTGGAGAAGCATTAATTTCAGGTGAAGCAGTAAAGATTCCGTCCAGAGTAAAATTCTATAAAATTTCAAATGCTCCAAAAAGTTCTGACCCAAAAGCTTCGGAAAAATGGCTTCAATCTTTAAAAAATAGTGAAAATGAATATAAAAGTCTTTTAAAATCTTGGAGGAATAAAAATTTTAAATTATGA
- a CDS encoding SIR2 family protein produces MITHDPSEYIRGIKQILISDKKRIGFLFGAGSSLSKKSEKTLTVPAIAQMTIEIVKIASEVDKKYEQALAEIKNEIGESYFNIENILSNLEQKASFIGEGTLNNLKKDEFLNLIIEIKKNVRKAVSVHKVDETKIASKEIVAELVHTDFANWIGQAERKYPIEIFTTNYDFLFELGLEQKEIPYYDGFCGSLRPFFNPETVEDLEFLPKQTKLWKIHGSLGWHFDKETEKILRISPDDNDILIYPSSLKYKDSKKQPYESLLDRLTNFLKKDDSILFTCGYSWGDEHINERIVSALKTNTTSHVIGFVYDKIQAENGKNQFTLTKESKLSELAQSNSKLSIYGGRHAIIGCNYGEWCLRIEPSKEDSVNVDLYFDEDSPTYSEELNKEFQGDEIWTGKGEFKLPDFHKLVTFLNEMISDNEIKKIGTNVKK; encoded by the coding sequence ATGATAACCCATGATCCTTCGGAGTATATAAGAGGAATTAAACAAATACTAATCTCCGATAAAAAAAGAATTGGATTCTTATTTGGTGCAGGCAGTTCTCTTTCAAAAAAAAGTGAAAAAACATTAACAGTCCCAGCCATTGCTCAGATGACTATAGAAATTGTAAAAATTGCAAGTGAAGTAGATAAAAAATATGAACAAGCATTAGCTGAAATTAAAAATGAAATCGGAGAGTCATATTTTAATATTGAAAATATCCTTTCAAATCTTGAGCAAAAAGCCAGTTTTATAGGTGAGGGAACCTTAAACAACTTAAAAAAAGATGAATTTTTAAATCTTATAATTGAGATTAAAAAAAATGTAAGGAAGGCAGTAAGTGTACATAAAGTTGATGAGACAAAAATTGCTTCTAAAGAAATTGTTGCTGAATTGGTTCATACAGATTTTGCCAATTGGATAGGACAAGCAGAAAGAAAGTATCCTATTGAAATCTTTACTACAAACTACGATTTCCTATTTGAGCTCGGACTCGAACAAAAAGAAATTCCCTACTACGACGGTTTCTGTGGGAGTCTCAGACCTTTTTTTAATCCTGAAACTGTTGAAGACTTGGAATTTTTACCAAAGCAAACAAAATTATGGAAAATTCACGGTTCACTAGGATGGCACTTTGACAAAGAAACAGAGAAAATTTTAAGAATATCTCCAGATGACAATGACATTCTTATTTATCCTTCGTCGTTGAAGTATAAAGATTCTAAAAAACAACCTTACGAAAGTTTGTTAGATAGACTTACTAATTTTTTAAAAAAAGACGATTCTATTCTATTTACTTGCGGTTATTCATGGGGTGATGAACATATCAACGAAAGAATTGTTTCCGCTTTAAAAACGAACACAACTTCTCATGTTATTGGCTTTGTTTACGATAAAATCCAAGCTGAAAATGGAAAAAATCAATTTACCCTAACTAAAGAAAGTAAACTTTCTGAATTAGCACAAAGTAATTCGAAGCTTTCCATTTATGGTGGGCGACACGCAATTATAGGATGCAACTATGGGGAATGGTGTTTACGAATAGAACCTAGTAAAGAAGATTCTGTAAACGTAGATTTATACTTTGATGAAGATAGTCCAACTTATTCCGAAGAATTGAATAAAGAATTTCAGGGAGATGAAATATGGACAGGAAAAGGTGAGTTTAAATTACCTGATTTTCATAAACTGGTTACTTTTCTGAATGAAATGATTAGCGATAATGAAATCAAAAAAATTGGAACAAATGTCAAAAAGTAA
- a CDS encoding SOS response-associated peptidase family protein: MCGRYALNASSSQVIEQFELAYEGGLRNSEERIEKEVFPSKIEEVIFRPTTQNVLESKHWGAKNLVINGKPLKDQVNVATIEKLETSPLWSKALRGNRLLIPATSYFEWKEVDKFTTEKYEIYNSTNQIFAFAGLTIIYVDAEGKNQNCFVIITSEANEKIKTIHHRQPVIVPISNYTKWLSNETANPTHLLKQFDRTEMDYKLISTKTKKKIENQPSLF; the protein is encoded by the coding sequence ATGTGCGGTCGTTATGCATTAAATGCTTCTTCTTCTCAAGTTATAGAACAGTTCGAGTTAGCATATGAAGGTGGTCTTAGGAATTCAGAAGAAAGAATAGAAAAAGAAGTTTTCCCATCAAAGATTGAAGAAGTCATTTTTAGACCAACTACACAAAACGTTTTAGAAAGCAAACATTGGGGTGCTAAAAATCTTGTGATTAATGGTAAGCCATTGAAAGATCAAGTGAATGTAGCAACTATAGAGAAGCTAGAAACTTCCCCCCTCTGGTCGAAGGCTTTAAGGGGAAATCGTCTACTTATACCAGCGACATCATATTTTGAATGGAAGGAGGTAGATAAATTTACAACCGAAAAATATGAAATATATAATTCAACGAATCAAATATTTGCTTTCGCTGGACTTACAATAATCTATGTAGATGCTGAAGGAAAAAATCAAAACTGCTTTGTTATTATTACATCAGAAGCGAATGAGAAAATAAAAACGATTCATCATCGACAACCAGTCATTGTTCCAATCTCAAATTACACAAAATGGCTAAGTAACGAGACCGCAAATCCTACACATCTTCTTAAACAATTTGACAGAACAGAAATGGATTATAAATTAATTTCGACTAAGACAAAAAAGAAAATCGAAAACCAGCCTTCTTTATTTTAA
- a CDS encoding DNA polymerase domain-containing protein, protein MVQTFEGYLFDIYNVEEQIIIWVKNENSIQCFIDEYYPTIYIKGNAPYEIKFIERLRQLKALYEEPEIIEKKSFYKGEWMKVKKIRLTKPTVLKTIYQKLYAFYEKLEIFHSDIDITTSYLTEKSIFPFGIVRITYENKKIISIKSISDLKSYNYDYPKLTYLEISYKENHRLAYSIQNPIVMRAGDSFYEELFFQNATDLLKRINEILEYHDPDIILSSFGDQAIFPFLFNLSQRLKIPLLFDRDKNKTIRKIINKGTSFETYGQVIFRASSYPLFGRIHIDSNNSFIFKESFLYGIIELARLSRIPIQKMARSSTGTALTNIETAIALKHDYLVPWQKASIENKRTLYDLIRVDKGGLVSIPDMSLGVILENIIQLDFAQMYPSIMSHYNLSPETVNCLCCEDESEKWFIPGTDYYICGKRRGIVSEALENILARRKYYKQRLEEEESEIYEARQNALKWMLVTSFGYLGYRNAKFGRLESHESVTAIGREVLLTAKEIIEDNSNLIVLHAMTDSLFVATENRTVIAKEEIITLCNTISENTKIELKIEGEYAWLVFPSSKQDPEIGVVNRYFGKLKSGKLKVRGIFIRRKDTPEFIKSFQNELLKLFQDCDTIIELKSKKNEYIKLFYKFEKTLNDEQVHWKSLLLKKTITKGLDEYKVNSQSTQSIKQLNELKIEINPGEKIKYLVVRNKYGAKEYASEEAILKLKIKPNIFAPFYKEYLIKAFEEVAEHLFDELFFKSLRQNQLIFKFDRI, encoded by the coding sequence ATGGTTCAGACTTTTGAAGGCTACCTATTTGATATATATAATGTTGAAGAACAGATCATTATTTGGGTAAAGAATGAAAATTCTATACAATGCTTTATCGATGAATACTATCCAACAATCTATATCAAAGGGAATGCTCCCTACGAGATTAAATTCATTGAAAGGTTACGGCAATTAAAAGCATTATATGAAGAGCCTGAAATCATAGAAAAGAAATCCTTCTACAAAGGCGAGTGGATGAAAGTAAAAAAAATCCGTTTAACAAAGCCGACTGTATTGAAAACCATTTATCAAAAGCTCTATGCCTTTTATGAAAAATTAGAAATATTTCATTCGGATATAGATATCACCACATCATATCTCACAGAAAAAAGTATATTTCCTTTTGGAATTGTAAGGATTACATACGAAAACAAAAAAATCATCTCTATCAAAAGTATATCTGACCTAAAAAGTTATAATTATGATTATCCGAAACTCACTTATTTAGAAATTTCTTATAAAGAGAATCATCGTCTAGCCTACTCGATACAAAACCCAATTGTAATGCGGGCTGGTGATTCATTCTATGAGGAATTATTCTTTCAGAATGCGACCGATTTACTAAAACGAATTAATGAAATTCTGGAATACCATGACCCAGACATAATATTAAGTTCTTTCGGTGATCAGGCTATTTTTCCTTTTTTATTTAACCTATCTCAAAGGTTGAAAATTCCTTTGCTTTTCGATAGGGATAAAAATAAGACAATAAGAAAAATTATCAACAAAGGAACGTCTTTCGAAACTTATGGTCAGGTGATTTTCCGAGCTTCAAGCTATCCATTATTTGGTAGAATTCATATCGATAGTAATAATTCATTCATATTCAAGGAATCTTTCTTATACGGAATAATTGAACTAGCAAGGTTAAGTCGGATACCTATTCAAAAAATGGCACGTTCAAGTACAGGGACTGCATTAACAAACATAGAAACAGCAATAGCACTAAAACATGACTATCTTGTTCCCTGGCAAAAGGCATCAATTGAAAACAAAAGAACCTTATATGATTTGATTAGAGTCGATAAAGGAGGTTTAGTTAGTATTCCAGATATGTCTTTAGGCGTGATTTTAGAAAATATTATACAGCTTGATTTCGCCCAAATGTATCCATCGATAATGTCCCACTATAATCTTAGCCCAGAAACAGTTAATTGCCTTTGTTGCGAAGATGAATCAGAGAAGTGGTTTATTCCTGGGACGGATTATTATATTTGTGGCAAACGTAGAGGTATAGTATCCGAAGCATTGGAAAACATTTTAGCTAGGAGAAAATATTATAAGCAGAGACTGGAGGAGGAAGAGTCGGAAATATATGAAGCTCGCCAAAATGCACTCAAATGGATGCTGGTTACCTCTTTCGGCTATTTAGGATATCGGAATGCAAAATTCGGTCGGTTAGAAAGTCATGAGTCAGTAACTGCTATCGGTAGAGAAGTTCTTCTAACTGCGAAAGAAATCATTGAAGACAATAGCAACTTGATTGTTTTACATGCAATGACTGATTCTCTCTTCGTCGCTACGGAAAACAGAACTGTAATAGCAAAAGAAGAAATTATTACCTTATGCAATACAATAAGCGAAAATACAAAAATAGAACTAAAGATCGAAGGAGAATATGCTTGGCTGGTATTCCCTTCTTCAAAGCAAGACCCAGAAATTGGTGTAGTAAATAGATACTTCGGTAAATTAAAATCAGGAAAATTAAAAGTAAGAGGTATATTTATAAGGCGAAAAGACACACCTGAATTTATAAAATCCTTCCAGAATGAATTACTAAAATTATTTCAGGATTGTGATACTATAATAGAATTAAAAAGTAAAAAAAACGAATATATTAAACTCTTTTACAAGTTTGAAAAAACACTCAACGACGAACAAGTTCACTGGAAATCGTTACTCTTAAAAAAAACCATCACAAAAGGTTTAGATGAATATAAAGTAAATAGCCAGTCCACCCAAAGTATAAAGCAGTTAAACGAATTGAAAATCGAAATCAATCCTGGTGAAAAAATCAAGTATTTAGTCGTGCGAAATAAATACGGTGCAAAAGAGTATGCCTCTGAAGAAGCAATATTGAAGTTAAAAATTAAACCCAATATTTTTGCACCATTCTATAAAGAGTATTTAATAAAGGCGTTTGAGGAAGTAGCTGAGCATCTGTTTGACGAACTTTTTTTCAAGAGTTTACGCCAAAACCAATTGATTTTCAAATTTGACAGGATATAG
- a CDS encoding helix-turn-helix domain-containing protein, whose translation MELEEFLNKIGKKIKKLRKEQGLTQENLDEGDNAVPVRTLQDIEAGKANVTIESLLKISKHLKVKPKDLIDV comes from the coding sequence GTGGAATTAGAAGAATTTTTAAATAAAATTGGTAAAAAAATCAAAAAATTGAGAAAAGAACAAGGATTAACGCAAGAAAACCTTGATGAAGGAGATAATGCGGTTCCAGTGCGGACGCTCCAGGACATCGAGGCTGGGAAAGCCAATGTCACGATAGAGTCCCTTTTAAAAATTTCTAAACACTTAAAAGTTAAACCTAAGGATTTGATCGATGTTTAA